A window from Sphingobacterium hotanense encodes these proteins:
- a CDS encoding RagB/SusD family nutrient uptake outer membrane protein, protein MRKRYLPIVLLISLLATACSKLDEQPRAILVNEQFYLDEAQAVAAVTGTYRKLYETGQSLYNSLFQIGVEMATDDYEAGPRARNAHVRAISNLTHDASNDRMEQLWKQSYDAINASNLNIVAIEKIPADKIDATIQKRLILEARFLRALHYFNLVRWFGDVPLQLQPIANLSKAELQVAKSTEEQVYLQIIADLQAAEALPNYKAYGDTDRGRASSGAAKSLLAKVYLTQKDYAKAKAKAAEVIEQEGYELFEEFADVFNVETKNGKEHIFSAQFKGNVGYQGNSLAGRSAPADIPGINGDYADALHVQGGLYEAYEKTDARLAVTFTLGKVSPVDGKYYALPTPQFNKYYDDAVVGNQSQSSKNLPIIRYAEVLLIFAEAENELNGPTAAAKDALNAVRQRAKTTLLTTSVSKDAFRESVFEERRKELVYEYQRWFDLVRRGADYYVAKLKAAGKINASARHLHFPTPQRELNLNPNLKQHPDWINH, encoded by the coding sequence ATGAGAAAAAGATATCTACCTATTGTCCTATTGATTTCACTGCTTGCAACCGCTTGTTCGAAGTTAGACGAGCAGCCCCGTGCTATCCTCGTGAATGAGCAGTTCTACCTCGATGAGGCGCAAGCTGTCGCTGCGGTTACCGGAACTTATAGAAAACTATATGAAACTGGACAGTCCCTGTATAATAGTTTGTTCCAGATTGGCGTGGAGATGGCGACGGACGACTATGAGGCGGGACCGCGTGCGCGGAATGCCCATGTTCGCGCGATCAGTAACTTAACGCACGACGCGTCGAATGACCGCATGGAGCAATTATGGAAGCAGAGCTATGATGCCATCAATGCTTCTAACCTGAATATAGTTGCTATAGAAAAGATTCCAGCCGATAAGATCGACGCCACGATACAGAAGCGTCTGATATTAGAAGCGAGGTTCTTGCGCGCCTTGCATTACTTCAATTTAGTGCGTTGGTTTGGCGACGTGCCATTGCAACTGCAGCCGATTGCAAACCTGAGCAAGGCGGAACTGCAGGTGGCGAAAAGTACTGAGGAGCAGGTTTACTTACAGATTATTGCCGATTTACAGGCTGCAGAAGCTTTGCCCAATTATAAAGCATATGGCGATACAGACAGAGGACGGGCGAGTTCCGGAGCAGCAAAGAGCTTGTTGGCTAAGGTTTATCTGACGCAGAAAGATTATGCGAAAGCGAAAGCTAAGGCAGCAGAGGTCATTGAGCAGGAGGGCTATGAGCTATTTGAGGAATTTGCCGATGTGTTCAACGTGGAGACGAAGAATGGGAAGGAGCATATTTTCTCGGCGCAGTTTAAGGGGAATGTAGGCTACCAGGGCAATTCCTTGGCGGGCCGTTCAGCACCGGCTGATATTCCTGGCATCAATGGCGATTATGCGGATGCCTTACATGTGCAGGGTGGCTTGTATGAAGCGTACGAGAAAACCGACGCCCGCCTTGCTGTGACTTTTACGCTCGGAAAAGTATCGCCTGTCGACGGTAAGTATTACGCACTGCCTACGCCGCAATTCAATAAATATTATGACGACGCGGTGGTCGGTAATCAAAGCCAATCTTCTAAAAACTTACCAATTATTCGGTATGCAGAAGTGCTATTGATCTTCGCAGAGGCGGAAAATGAGTTGAATGGACCTACTGCTGCTGCAAAAGACGCGTTGAATGCAGTACGGCAGCGGGCGAAGACTACTTTATTGACAACCAGCGTTAGTAAAGATGCCTTTCGGGAGTCGGTTTTTGAAGAGCGTCGGAAAGAACTCGTCTATGAGTATCAAAGATGGTTCGACTTGGTGAGGCGTGGTGCGGACTACTACGTCGCTAAGCTGAAAGCCGCGGGCAAGATTAATGCCTCCGCAAGACATCTGCATTTTCCTACTCCACAGCGAGAATTGAACCTTAACCCTAATCTAAAACAACATCCAGATTGGATTAATCATTAA